A part of Vicinamibacteria bacterium genomic DNA contains:
- a CDS encoding ABC transporter permease, producing MRQNSAVSLPAAVTLTLGITGATVVFAIVEAVLWRPLPYDEPSRLVALFRHDRGRKETRNPTTAADFDDWRHSESLRDVTAARPFDPMLDRDGVVVRIQGLKATESLFTLLGVEPLLGRVFTGDDDERVVVLSHALWRRDLGGEPSWIGRSIRLDGEEYLVLGV from the coding sequence TTGCGCCAGAATTCGGCCGTCAGCCTTCCGGCCGCCGTGACGCTCACCCTCGGTATCACCGGGGCCACCGTGGTCTTCGCAATCGTCGAGGCCGTTTTGTGGCGACCTCTGCCCTACGATGAGCCGTCGCGCCTCGTGGCCCTGTTCCGGCACGACCGCGGCCGGAAAGAAACCAGAAACCCGACGACGGCCGCGGATTTCGACGACTGGCGGCACAGCGAGAGCCTCCGCGATGTCACGGCGGCCCGCCCGTTCGATCCGATGCTCGATCGCGACGGCGTCGTCGTTCGCATCCAGGGGTTGAAGGCAACGGAGTCGCTCTTCACGCTCCTCGGGGTCGAGCCGCTCCTGGGACGTGTCTTCACCGGTGACGACGACGAGCGGGTGGTCGTTCTATCTCACGCGCTCTGGCGCCGCGATCTCGGCGGCGAGCCGAGCTGGATCGGCCGGAGCATTCGTCTCGACGGCGAAGAGTACCTCGTGCTCGGCGTCA